The Acomys russatus chromosome 3, mAcoRus1.1, whole genome shotgun sequence genome has a window encoding:
- the LOC127209316 gene encoding histone H2B type 1-F/J/L-like has product MPEPTKSAPAPKKGSKKAVTKAQKKDGKKRKRSRKESYSVYVYKVLKQVHPDTGISSKAMGIMNSFVNDIFERIASEASRLAHYNKRSTITSREIQTAVRLLLPGELAKHAVSEGTKAVTKYTSSK; this is encoded by the coding sequence ATGCCTGAGCCAACGAAGTCCGCCCCCGCCCCGAAGAAGGGCTCCAAGAAGGCCGTGACCAAGGCGCAGAAGAAGGACGGCAAGAAGCGCAAGCGCAGCCGCAAGGAGAGCTACTCCGTGTACGTGTACAAGGTGCTGAAGCAGGTGCACCCCGACACGGGCATCTCGTCCAAGGCCATGGGCATCATGAACTCGTTCGTCAACGACATCTTCGAGCGCATCGCCAGCGAGGCGTCGCGCCTGGCGCACTACAACAAGCGCTCGACCATCACGTCGCGGGAGATCCAGACGGCCGTGCGCCTGCTGCTGCCCGGGGAGCTGGCCAAGCACGCCGTGTCGGAGGGCACCAAGGCCGTCAC
- the LOC127209208 gene encoding histone H2A type 1-B, whose translation MSGRGKQGGKARAKAKTRSSRAGLQFPVGRVHRLLRKGNYSERVGAGAPVYLAAVLEYLTAEILELAGNAARDNKKTRIIPRHLQLAIRNDEELNKLLGRVTIAQGGVLPNIQAVLLPKKTESHHKAKGK comes from the coding sequence ATGTCTGGACGCGGCAAGCAGGGCGGCAAGGCTCGCGCCAAGGCCAAGACGCGCTCGTCCCGCGCCGGCCTGCAGTTCCCCGTGGGTCGCGTGCACCGCCTGCTGCGCAAGGGCAACTACTCGGAGCGGGTGGGCGCCGGCGCCCCGGTCTACCTGGCGGCCGTGCTGGAGTACCTGACGGCCGAGATCCTGGAGCTGGCCGGCAACGCGGCCCGCGACAACAAGAAGACGCGCATCATCCCGCGTCACCTGCAGCTGGCCATCCGCAACGACGAGGAGCTCAACAAGCTGCTGGGACGCGTCACCATCGCGCAGGGTGGCGTCCTGCCCAACATCCAGGCGGTGTTGCTGCCCAAGAAGACGGAGAGCCACCACAAGGCCAAGGGAAAATAA
- the LOC127209440 gene encoding histone H4, which yields MSGRGKGGKGLGKGGAKRHRKVLRDNIQGITKPAIRRLARRGGVKRISGLIYEETRGVLKVFLENVIRDAVTYTEHAKRKTVTAMDVVYALKRQGRTLYGFGG from the coding sequence ATGTCTGGCCGCGGCAAAGGCGGGAAGGGCCTGGGCAAGGGAGGCGCCAAGCGCCACCGCAAGGTCCTGCGCGACAACATCCAGGGCATCACCAAGCCCGCCATCCGCCGCCTGGCCCGGCGCGGGGGAGTCAAGCGCATCTCCGGCCTCATCTACGAGGAGACCCGCGGGGTGCTCAAGGTCTTCCTGGAGAACGTGATCCGCGACGCCGTCACCTACACGGAGCACGCCAAGCGCAAGACTGTCACCGCCATGGACGTGGTCTACGCGCTCAAGCGCCAGGGACGCACGCTCTACGGCTTCGGCGGCTGA